One Gossypium hirsutum isolate 1008001.06 unplaced genomic scaffold, Gossypium_hirsutum_v2.1 scaffold_110, whole genome shotgun sequence genomic window, CGTTACATAATTTCatagaaattttttaatatttaaaagtaatattttttacTCCAAAATTATATCTCATACCAAATTATCATTTcgaaatcatataaaaaattttaagggtatACTAAAAAGTATGAGGAAGTACCAAACATTACGAGGAAGtgcaaaaaatacaaaaaattatgagaaaatcaaatatatatatataaaagagtaTAAAAAACATGAGGAACCACCAAAAAAACATAAGGGAAAAAGTACCAAAAATGATAAGGGAATACGCAAAAAAACATGAGGAACCACCAAAATAACATAAggaagtaaaaatatatataagaaagTACCAAAACATCTAGGGAAGTACCAAAAATTATGATAGAATACcaataattatgaaaaagtgcCAAAAAAAATGAGGAAGTaccaaaaaattataagaaagtaCCAAAAATTATGAGAATGTGTCAAAAATTATTAGGAAGTACCAAAAATATGAGGAGTTACAAAAAATTATGAGGAAGTACCAAAACTTAGATGTACAAAAAATTATGCGAGAATACTAAAAAAACACAAGAAAGTATCAAAAAATATgagtaaatacaaaaaaattatgagGGATACGAAAAAAGTATGAGGATGCACAAAAAATTatgaagatataaaaaaaatttataagggATGGAAGTACCAAAAAtcatgagaaaataaaaaaaaaatagatgatgCAAAATTATTGTGGTTGGTGATAGAAAACCATGTAAGTACGTAACCCTTGGCGGCCAGTATGCAAAATTATTGTGTTTGTGGTGATAGAAAACCATGTATGTAAGCTTGGCCCTCGCTGCCAAGGATTTGCGCTATCAACTTTTGACTTGTTGCTCACCACAAACAAGTCAATCATTGATTTACTATAAGCTGCCCTTGTTCGTGCAAAGTAGTTGAAACTCGGTGGGAGCTTAGAACCTTTTCTTGCACGAGAAAATGGATTCTTCACTCACTGATCAGCAGCAAGACAAGTACCGTTCTTACTTGCATGGAGAAGGTGAAAAGAATACCAACTGGAAGCTTGGTGCTCCTCCAAACTATGACACTGTTAACAAGCTCTTTGAAGAAGGCCGAACCAAggtctttctttttctttttcattttatctCTCTGCAAGATGCACATACTAACATCCATTGtatatctgatttgtttgatgaCAGATATGGCCTCCTGCATCACTAGAAGAGAAGGTCCAGAACCTTGTGAAGACATGGGAAATGGAAATGTTCAATAAAATATCCTTCCCTGACTACAAATCAGTGAAACTACAGAATTATACAGTCAGCGTGAATGGTATCACTATTTCCTTCAGGCTTGATCTTGTTTTTTGTCCAAAGATAAAAAGGGCTGATTTTGTTTTAGTCATAAAATTTTTAGGGAGGAAACCTTTGAGTTTAGAAGAGAAGAGGAAGCTGGGAGGAGGCTATAATTCCTTTATGCAAACCTCCTTACCAGAGGACCTGAGGGGCTATAATCCAGCACAAGAAACTGAACACTCCTCACATCTTGCCTTCACAACAGCTTTCCCAAGAGGATTTGCTTTGGAAGTTATCCAAGTCTACTCTGGCCCGCCATCGATTGTGTATAAGTTCAGGCACTGGGGGTATAAGGAAGGTCCTTTCAAAGGCCATGCCCCTACTGGGGAACTTGTTCAACTTTATGGAATATCAATTTTTGAGGTATAATTTAGGCCcctgtttttctttatttttgaatttgtgtggaattatataaacatattctaGTTTTTCTCCATTGAAATAGGTTGACGATGAGATGAAAATCTTGAAGGTGGAGTTCTTTTTTGATCGTGGGGAGCTGCTTGGAGGTCTTATGAAAGGTGATAAATTGACTAGTGGAACTGACCAAGCGGCTTTGAGCTGCCCATTCTTGAGGAACACAGGGTAGCCTAGCGTTGATGGGTATGCATGAATTGCAGCGTTTAGCTTTGATGGgaatgcatgaatttagtgtttgAGAAATAAAACTGATGGATCATTACATAATATAGAATAGTGATCTTCCATTTACTTCTGCTGATTCACTTATGCCTGCCATCTATATGTATCTGTAGAAATTGAGATGTACAAGCACAAGAGCATAACATGGCCTGGTTGTATTTTTCAGGACGAATATAGTTTTGGTTTCTACATATTGATTCTTGTTGAAAAAGATGGTGTAAGAAATTGAATTTCGATTACCTGATCCATTAATTTGCTGTTAACGTGACTGCAGAGAAGTAACATAGTGTATTAAATTTTACACTGTCCACGGCAGAGAAGTTCGATAAGGAGCAGCCCCACAATATCTAAAGAGACCTTCAATTTCTAGGCATCCTTTAGGATATGGGACTGAGCGATGAAAGGGATCACGACCTAGTTTTTTCCTCTTAAGTGATCCCATACATCCATATGGATCTTCTTGAAATTGAGTTCTCACCAATGCCTCACCTTTCAGAGCTGCTTCCATTGAAGTTACTGGAGCTGGGGTGTCTCTATACAAGAATCGTGACTCTGGGAACCCAATGGCAGAGCGATGCAACTGCGCAAAACTCTCTTCCTTGAAATCATAGCTTACAACCTGATTCCAATTCAATAGGATTCAAAAGCTAACTTATAAAGTGAAGAGTTTAATAGGTTATGTGGCCCACACTCATATAAGAAGTAGGAAATGTTAAGACTTTC contains:
- the LOC121226309 gene encoding pathogen-related protein isoform X2, producing the protein MDSSLTDQQQDKYRSYLHGEGEKNTNWKLGAPPNYDTVNKLFEEGRTKIWPPASLEEKVQNLVKTWEMEMFNKISFPDYKSVKLQNYTVSVNGRKPLSLEEKRKLGGGYNSFMQTSLPEDLRGYNPAQETEHSSHLAFTTAFPRGFALEVIQVYSGPPSIVYKFRHWGYKEGPFKGHAPTGELVQLYGISIFEVDDEMKILKVEFFFDRGELLGGLMKGDKLTSGTDQAALSCPFLRNTG
- the LOC121226309 gene encoding pathogen-related protein isoform X1 is translated as MDSSLTDQQQDKYRSYLHGEGEKNTNWKLGAPPNYDTVNKLFEEGRTKIWPPASLEEKVQNLVKTWEMEMFNKISFPDYKSVKLQNYTVSVNVIKFLGRKPLSLEEKRKLGGGYNSFMQTSLPEDLRGYNPAQETEHSSHLAFTTAFPRGFALEVIQVYSGPPSIVYKFRHWGYKEGPFKGHAPTGELVQLYGISIFEVDDEMKILKVEFFFDRGELLGGLMKGDKLTSGTDQAALSCPFLRNTG